The window CCATTTTCTCCTATTTTCAGACTGACCGACGGACagacttgcccccccccaccccggtaCCCCCCCTCCTGACATCCACCCGGCTCCTCCCGGTTGTCTCCCTCTCTAGTCTCCAGTCTCCTGTGATTGACGCACCGCTGCGTTCCATCCCTCTCCAGCATCCTCAccggccgccgccgctgctgaaGCTGAGgcagcctccccccccacacccccacaccccGCCCCGCCCGCGCGGATTCTCCATGTATGGATGCGCCGAGGGAAGGATGCTGTGAGCTGACCGGAGAGAGAGCCGCtgctgaggagaggaagaggcgcCGCAGCGACCTGGCGCGGCTTTGAACGCTGCGATCGTTGGGTTCTGAGTTGAGGTGAGACGGAGATGTTTTCCCACAGCGCGTCGTCCGTGCTGATGAGTGTCGTGCCTCGGTGTggacgcgtgtgcgtgtgtttgtgtgtgttttggatttcCGGGCCTTTTGCACGGCCGAGGCGCTGAATGAGGACGCTGCGTCAGGGTGTTTCATTCCGCCGATTTCTCCTAAATCCACCTTTTAAACTAAACGACAGCCGGACCCTTAATTACACAAACGCTCCGGTCAGTTCCGCGGACGCGCCTCGGGGTGTCTCGATGTGTGACGCAGCGTTGGATGATTCGGCTGTTTGCGCCGCTCATGTTTACGCGTTGCCGTATTTGAGGCGCGGCAGGCGAAGCAAGATGGAGGAGGCACTATTTACATGGGTTATAAATGCCTCCAGAGCATGCGTCATGCCCGCATTACATATTCCAGCCATCTCATGGAGATGTGAGGGAGGAATTGTGTGTTTCGCGGCTTGGGGGCGGAGAGAATGTGCGCGGCCCTGCAGACACTATTGTTGTCATCACCTTTTCATCCGGTGAATGACGGAGCCGGAGATGAAACGCTTTGTTTGCGGTGAAAACACCTCACCGGGTCGTACCCGCACGCAGGgctgtgtgttgttttcctcaGGCGGCAGACACAGTGTCATCACAGGACCTCCGGCCCTGGAACTTGAGGCACAGGGATGCTGCCCGCAGAACCAGCAGCCATTTTACCGTATAGAAGAGCACTGATCATCGGATGATCATCCTGCCAAATCATTTCCCCGGCTCTTTTGGTCAGCTGTCAATCTTAAAGCGATGATTTTAGGGCTTAAAAATGGAGCGCGTGTCTCAGTCTGAGCCGTTTGGTTCATCTTACAAGGCCCACTGCTTGATATTTAGTTCTAATGACAACAGCAGGATGTGGATGATTCAAATCATCCTTTTGAATCTGTGTCTTTAGATATTTATCCTCATCAAAAGTGTAATGAAATCATGGGGGGATTAAAGGCATGTTTCCGTCTCACATGTGTATGCTCTGTGTGGACTAAAGCCCCCTGGTCGTCTACCTGTGCAGGTACCAGGTGTGTGTCGACAGCCCCCCTCCTCACTCGCACACCCTCCTTTCGACATGGCGGTGGCTTCAGTGAAGGTGGCCGTGAGGGTCCGGCCCTTTAACTCCAGAGAGATCGGGAAGGACAGCAAGTGCATCATTCAGATGTCGGGAAACACCACAAGTGAGTATGAACTCAAGTACACCTGAATTTAATCTCACGGGTGGACACTGGAACATCGAACTGTAATCAGAGCGATAACTACATCCGAGAGACTGATTGCTTATTGTTACGACTGCTGTCGTGTATAGAATGAATGAGAGGAGTttttacatttgtctgtttctctGTCACTATCAATATAATCTGCAGATTATTTAACATATTTTGATTCGTCATTTGGTTTTTGAAATCtggcaaaaaagacaaatgagatTATAATTTCCCAGAGACAAAATTCCCGTCTTCAGACGGCTTGTCATGCAGACTGCTCCAAACCCAGAGAAATTCACCGTTCTCCCCTTTAAGAAGAACAATGACTTGGTTATCAAAGTGAAATGATTAACTGCCTGTTTGTTTCAGCTGTAAAGGAGTTTGATAGTTCTATTAACTTAGTTTGATAGTTTTATTTGCATATTCAGAGGTTGTGAACATGTTAATGAGGAAGGAGTAGATGTTTGTAAATCCATGTCAGACACAAATAATCATCAGAGCAGTTgagcaaagttaaaaaaaaagtacactgTCCTTCAAAATAGAAAGTTAATTTAATGAAGCATAGTTActtttatttggtcattttataaTGCAAACCAAAACATATAGTACGACTTTAAAAGGTGGTACCAAAATATACCACAAAGggtcaaaaaagaaaatgttctttattatttatttatttatcaataaatataatataagacACACTAAATGCAATttgtgaaatactgcaattattatgtaaaataatttctaatgtaattataattataatttataataatttaatttattatttatttatttatttcagaccCAGAGGGATCCATAATACAGTACAAAGCAGACATtgtaatatatacaaaaaactaaaaataaataaaaagaatagatCAATATCACACTGAAAACAGCTTCCTGAAACATCAAACCCTCCATGTTAATGCCAGAGATCTTAAGAAAGAAACAGTTTCCCAATCacaacatttaatttatttaacatttaattcatttttaaataaatagggCGATGAAGAATTAGTTGGCATGGCTTTAGCGCGTAGCGCCGCTCTGCTGCTCTTTTGATGGTACATTCCTGCCACATGCATTGAACTAAGTTCAGTTGTTTGTGCGGCGCTCAGCTTCGCCCTGCAGCAGCAAGAGGCCGGGAGCATCATGGCAGCCaacaggaggaaacaaaagaGCCAGTCAGCCCTGAAAGCCTGCCAGTGTGCGTAGCATTTAGCGACAGTCGCTGCAGGGACCAAAAAGACCTCCTTGTTCCGGCTGGGCCCAGACGCCGGGTCAGCTGatgccagtgtgtgtttgtgaaagagGAACAAGGACCACGTCCAACTGCTGTGCCTGTTTATAGTGACCTCGTTTGAGCCCCAAATTCAAACTTGAATCATTCCAAACATTTCTCCTCAGCTCGTCTGGCTCTTCTGACTTTATTCTGTATTATGGTCAAACCCTGTCCTCTTAAGCATAACGCTTGTGGACGAGTGCACCTTTCAGCAGGACCTCTGTGCGTGCTGCGATATTGAAACTGTCCACAGGGGGCAGCGCCGTGTATCCACTTTGCAGCAGAAATAGCGAAAGAGAATCCGCTCCTGCTCTGTTCTCGTTTCACgttctgcgtgcgtgtgtatttCAAGGCCTTATCggtttgtctttctccattGACTTGATAGATTTCTGCAAACTCTCTTAGTCTCAAGCTTCTCATAGAAGACAATAGTTTGGACACTGAATGCAGATTTCCAATGAGAGTCTGACACAATATGCTAGTTCATGTTCCTAGCAAAGAGAAAATGTTACGGCGTTTTACTTTTGATTGCGAGAACATGGTGGAgttttcctcctgcagctttTCTGTAACTGACAGTGAAATAAAAGGAATGAAGCAGGTAACTAGTGTGACTACTTTACTCTCTTTCAGCAATCCTGAACCCCAAACAGCCGAAAGAGAACAAGAGTTTCAACTTTGACTATTCTTACTGGTCACACACCACGGTGAGTTTCACTTAGTTTTAAATACATATCCTACTAATCAAATAAGAAAATGGAGGATTTACCAGCGATCCAATCAGTAGCAATTTATATAGAATAAGATATCTAAATGTTAGTATTTACCCTGAAgaattgtgtttgtctttttgatgtcaaagatgaaaaatgaagtCTCGGTCATGTCTCGgccctttttcttcctccctctccctccctcctccctccctccctctgcagcccGAGGACCTGAGCTTTGCTTCTCAGAAGCAGGTGTACAGGGACATTGGCGAGGAGATGCTGCTTCACGCCTTTGAAGGCTACAACGTGTGCATATTTGCATACGGGCAGACAGGAGCGGGCAAAAGCTACACTATGATGGGACGACAGGAACAGGACCAGCAGGGAATTATTCCTCTGGTAAGAGTCCTGATCGACATCCAATTATCACAGTAGAAATGAGCAACAATTCATTCCTTATGACACaaattgctctctctctctcttttagctGTGTGAGGACCTTTTCACCAAAATCCATGGCACCAATACCGACAACAACATGTCCTACTCAGTGGAGGTCAGTACTTTTCCCCGTGAGCACATCTACTTAGCGGCAAAGGTCTGAGGCATGCATTTGACTGTTTCTGGTCAATTACAGGGGAAGAAACGGGGCAGCTGTTATATTATTTTTTCAGACAAATTTCATGTTAAATTTCAATTTAATAACTTGTGCAAACATTTTATAACACAATCGTCTCTGTCTGTCGCTCCAGGTGAGTTACATGGAGATCTACTGTGAGCGCGTGCGTGACCTGCTCAACCCCAAGAACAAAGGAAACCTGCGTGTCCGGGAGCACCCGCTGATGGGACCCTACGTGGAAGATCTGTCCAAACTAGCCGTCACCTCCTTCAACGACATCCAGGACCTCATGGAGTCTGGAAACAAGGCCAGGTGAGCAGAGCGACGGGGTGCCGATGCGGCATTTTCATGTAAATAACGAAGTGGCCGGAAGAAACGACGGATTGAGCCCGTAATGTGCACCTGACAGCcctttttgctttctttctttttccaggaCTGTAGCTGCAACCAACATGAACGAGACCAGCAGCCGCTCCCACGCCGTCTTCAACATCATCTTCACGCAGAAGAAACACGACATGGATTCGGAGAACACCTCAGAAAAGGTTCGGACAATAATTCTCCTTCTCGGACAAACAAGTCGATAAGCAGAATACTTCTATTTTTCTTGTCTCGCCACAGAAGCGGAGATGCTACAAGGCAGAACGTAGTTGCCTTTTATGACCCGAGAAATGCGTTGAATGGATGCGTTTATTGCCAGTTATTCCCAGTGTGCTTCCAGGCGTAATACGTTTGCTGAGGAGGATGTTTGATCTCTTGCATCATCACAGGTCAGCAAGATCAGCCTGGTGGACTTGGCTGGCAGCGAGAGAGCCGACTCAACCGGAGCCAAAGGAACCAGACTTAAGGTCAGAGGACGTTACGCTCGTTTTCAATTCTATGCCGACTGTGAGAAGAAATATAAGTAATGGAAAGGAAACCTCAATGACATCACTCACTGATTTGCAGGAAGGAGCGAACATCAACAAATCTCTGACTACTCTGGGAAAAGTTATTTCTGCTCTGGCTGAACAAGTATGTTTTTTCCCACTTCGtgttataatttattttcattttatgttGTCAAATTAACAAactctttcatttttctttaaactaTTAGGACTCAGTACCAAACAAGGTCagtactactaacacattttaaatgtatagcCTCCAATATTTAAAGGTTTTTAGCGATTTGATCTTTCTGTTCTGAAcagaacaagaaaaagaagaaagtggaGAATTTTATTCCCTACAGAGACTCGGTTCTGACTTGGCTTCTGAGGGAGAACTTGGGTATTTATTCATGATAATACACCTTATTTTCTACCGAAATGAAACACATTTCCTCCGTGAGTTTAcatgttttcatgctttctgtCTCGTAGGAGGAAACTCTCGTACGGCCATGGTGGCCGCCCTCAGCCCTGCAGACATCAACTACGACGAGACTCTCAGTACCCTCAGGTGAGTACAACGTCAAGCCCTGCTTCGACATTCACGTCGAGCTGCCGTCCTGCTAATGTGCAAATCATTGCATCAAAATAAGGTGTGCATGTATTCTGGGGCATTTGCTGCAAAACGAATAGTTATTTTATGACGATTGTAACTCCTGAGCCTGAGGACTTTATAGCTCAATGGTCTCGACGTGGACGACTCTGCAGGTACGCCGATCGCGCCAAACAGATCCGCTGCAATGCCGTGATCAACGAGGACCCCAACAACCGTCTGGTGCGCgagctgaaggaggaggtggcTCGCCTCAGAGACCTGCTGTTTTCACAAGGCCTGGGAGACATCATAGAGAGTGAGTGTCGCACAGACAATCGCCCACTCATACAGGCGCACACGCCGCCCACGCAAACACCTGAATTTAGACCAATTGTGCAGGTTTTTTCAGGCTGTACATGCGAGACGGAGGATGACAATTAAACTCGGAGTGTGGGCGTCTCATCCCCACtcactttcttctctcctctgtcctatCAGCGTATCACTGCAACGGCCCGGTCATCGCTGGTTTGAAATGTGTGTATAACTCGAGCGAGCCTGCGCTTTGCGACTAACAGGAACGAATCCCGAGCCTCCTCCACACACAAGAGACCTAACTGATAAAGGGGCTTCATGTTGAGCCAAATGCAACGTGAATTAAGTCAGATGTATTCAAAGCACGCCTGGGATTTGGAGCAAAAACACCAAAATAATTCAGTTGCTGTATTAAGTTTGTGTGTTCTCAGGAATTCTGCAAAATGGcctccctttttctttccatttgtcGCGGCGATACGAGATTCTTCTATGATTCCCCATAGTGCAACTTTAAATTGGCCGGGATTTTCTATTTCACCGAGAAGCTTTGCTGTGTGATCCTGTTAAATAAGAATCGGAATAGCCGGACTcttcaaaacataaaaataaaaagcagacaGAGACCAGACTAGTGATGGAAAAAAGGCGGCCTGACAGGACGCCATTTCAGATTGCTGACAAacttcccgtgtgtgtgtgtgtagctcatTGGAGTCCTGCATCTCCGAGCGCCGTGCTACCAGAGGCTCGGACGTGCAGAACATTCGATTGCATCGTAGTGATCTACATATTTATGCTTTATCGTGACATTTTTTCATCTTGCTGAGTGtgtcagagacaaaaaaaataagcttGTGGTCTCTAACTTTCAGTTGATTTGGCATTTTATGCTCTATCGGTTTAAGTTTCTCCGTCCTCTTGGTCTGCGGTGGCTGCGGGGAAATTACTTCTGCTTCTTTAATGCATTATTTGagctttctcttctttttttgtactccttcctgttttttccccttttcatttcctttttacctgcGTAACCCCCGATGTCCCCCCGTGATTACCCGGCGTATGCTCCGCCCTTCCGTCCGTCCGTCTTtctgtccttccttccttcctctttccttgCTCACTTCCATGCAACGCCTCTCTCTCTGACAGACCTGTGCGATTACAAGAACTTTGTGAATAATCGCCAGGCTGTCAATCAAAGGGGTGATCTCTCCGCAGTGTCCAATGCCATGACAGGAATGagtccctccccctctctgtcggCGCTGTCCAGTCGCGTCGGCTCCATCAACAACCTCCATGACCGCATCTTCAGCCCGGCCAGTGAAGAGGCCATCGAGAGGCTCAAGGTAAGAGGGATGATGCTGAAACCGTGCAGGAAATGCTCTGTTAGATGTTGGCTTAGGATGGAGTCGTTTTTTTTGGCCTGATTTTGAGATCAATGTCTTAATTTTTTCAACAGGAAACCGAGAAAATCATCGCAGAGCTTAATGAGACTTGGGAAGAGAAGCTGCGACGTACTGAGGCCATCCGCATGGAGAGGTTCATATTCGGTCCATTTAACTTTGATTAAACCGCCGTGTCGTCATTGAAGTTTGTATTTAAGTTTTTttactataaaaaaaacacaaagcttaAAATAATACAACCTGGTTTGAAAAagataagtaaaataaaattatACATGCActgatatttaaaagaaaaggaaaggacgcacttatttaattaaaaaaaaaaaaaaatcacaattgtCTCAACTATAAagaatgttaaataaaatgctcctcctccaccacggaAAGCCTTTTTCCATCGtttatgtaattaaaaaaagctcCTTTAGCTTCTGAAACACAGTGACTCCTACAATTACAGACTGAATGCAAAtgttccttttctttaaatctCGTTTATCATCCATTCGTCCTTCATCAGCATAACACAGACATTACATTCAAGTTTAACTATACCAGTGTTAATGAATAATTGAAGCTACGGTGGTCAAATTGTGCTTTAGACATTCCTGCTGTCATTTTTCTAACCTTTCTTTGGATGGAGCATTGGGCTGAAAATGATCTTAAAGGATTTATTGTGTACAAAAATAAGAAAGTGTGTTTAGCGGCATGTGTGGTTGCCTCCTGTAGGGAGGCCCTGCTGGCTGAAATGGGTGTTGCCatgagagaagatggaggaactTTGGGCGTTTTCTCCCCGAAAAAGGTACACGCGGCTCATCGCTGCTACGGAACACTTTGATGTATTTACTAAAACGTGTGCCACGTTATTTCTCTGTAGACGCCTCATCTGGTGAACCTCAACGAGGACCCGCTGATGTCAGAGTGTCTGCTGTATTACATTAAAGACGGCCTCACCAAGTAGGGCTTTTCCACATTCAATCCAGATACTGTTTCTGTGCATTTGTCTTAAGCGTTCACCTTATCTTCCCTCAGGGTTGGCCGTGAAGACGCCAAGTCTCGGCAGGACATTGTTCTCAGCGGCCATTTTATCAGAGACGAACACTGCACCTTCAGCAGCACCACGGGTCCTCTGGGAGAAGGTAAAGGCTGTACTACAACGTCAAATACAGACGTGTTGAAAATGAAGACGCCCGCGTCGTGTACGCGACGAAGTCTTGGTTGTCACAGTTACTCATCAATCGTTTCTTGAACAGAATGTGTCATCCTGGAGCCATGCGAGGGCTCCGAGACGTACGTCAACGGGAAGCGGGTTAGCTCTCCCACAGTTCTCCGATCCGGTGAGCGAGAAGCGCCACATTATTTGGCTACGATCAACTTTACCAGGAGGGCAGACGTGGCAAAACGCGTCACGGGAGgaaacccgggggggggggggggggggggaaagcgcTTTAACTGACGCGCGCACTCTTTAGGGAACCGCATCATCATGGGAAAGAGCCACGTGTTCCGCTTCAACGACCCGGAGCAAGCTCGCCTGGAGCGAGAGAGGACGCCGTGCGCCGAGACGCCGGTCGAGCCCGTTGACTGGGCCTTCGCTCAGAgagagctgctggagaagcagGGCATCGACATGAAGCAGGAGATGGAGCAGAGGTACGCAGATAACGCGCTGCTATTTGAATTGCATTCACACACATCACTCCTCCAGCATGGAGCTTTTAAAAAATCTCTTTCAGACTTCAAGAGCTTGAAGATCAGTACCgcaaagaaagggaagaagccAGCAACCTGCTAGAACAACAGAGGCTGGTGAGTGGATATGAATAGTAAAGAGCTGACACTTAGTTGACATACGTTTATCGTTTAAGGTTCCTGATAAAAGGAAACGTGTAGTCACTGCACGCAGAAGCAACCCGCTGTTTTTGAACTGGATCACGTGTTTTCTTTCAAGGACTATGAGAGTAAACTGGAGGCTCTTCAGAAACAAGTCGACTCTCGGTACCTGGAGTctcctgaggaagaggaggagcctgaAGAGGAAGGTGATACTGTCGCTTTTTAACTGGCCGCCTCTCAACCCGGCTTTTTGTTCGATCAGAGTTTTCACGCctcatctgtctctctccccccccagtGCCCTGGACGCCTCGTGAGACCGAGTTGGCTCTGTGGGCTTTCAGGAAGTGGCGTTTTTACCAGTTCACGTCGCTCAGGGATCTGCTTTGGGGCAACGCCATCTTCCTAAAAGAGGCCAATGCCATCAGTGTGGAGCTGAAGAAAAAGGTGGGACGTTCTTATCTGTAAAACATCATTATTCATCACTCTGAGATATGATGTGTCACAGGCCATTATTCCATTCTCTTCTCGTCTATCGTTCTCGTCTATCGTTCTCGTCCAAGTGCAAATATTGCATAACTTTAATGTGATGTATGAAGAGTCAGCTCTTCAGTCCAGACTGAAGTTGCATCCATGTGGAATTCGACCATTAGAAATTCCTCAAACGTCCTTAAAACCTTATATTGAATTCTTTGTTTATTCCTGGAAATAAGTTTGGTTTTACTGTCAGATCAGTGCCGCTTGTGTTCAATCACCTGATGAGGTTCAAGTGCTTGAGCCCAGTGAATCATCACTCGGTGCTCCATATCCTGGGCTCTGTCCAGTCATCCATCTAATAAAAGGTGCAATAGACGAAGCATTTTAATTCGGCCGAAATGAAACTGCAGCTTCGAGTTCGATCAATGAACAGAAGACAAATTCTTGCTTGCTAAGAAAGTCCTTCAGACGCTTTGCACCTCACTTTAATTTGTGCTGCTTGGAGACGGTAGGCAATTTCTCTATAGTTTAGAGACAAAACTGCCATTATCTTATTCAAAGTATCCCACTAAACACTGTTTCTGCCGCTAAGGAATCGGGAAGTGGAGCCATTCTAACCAGGGACATGAATCACGGTCGCTTTGCCAACGGAGAGTCGTGACGCGATGACACGACACAGTGTCTCACCTTTTATGTCCCGTCTCGTCCGCAGGTTCAGTTCCAGTTCGTCTTGTTGACGGACACTCTGTACTCTCCGTTGCCCCCCGACCTGCTGCCCCCGAGCGTAgccaaagagagggagagacgaccTTTCCCCCAAACCATCGTCGCTGTTGAAGTGCAGGATCAGAAGAACGGAGCCACACACTACTGGACTCTGGAGAAGCTCAGGTGAAGTCATGACAGGTTTAACAGAATATGAATAAGAGCTTTGATAGAACCACAAGAATACCAACAGCTCTCCATCGGCGGCTTTAATCTACTATGATCGATCCCGTTTTACACGTtgctttttgttctcttttggtGCTCCTCACTGCAGACAGAGGCTGGACCTGATGAGGGAAATGTACGACCGGGCCGCGGAGCTCCCCAGCAGCGGCGTGGAGGACTGTGACCACGCTCTGAGCGGGGGCGACCCCTTCTACGACCGCTTCCCATGGTTCCGTCTGGTTGGCAGGTACGTCCCCTCCCGCCCGCCGCATGCATTCAAAACGGCAATGAGTCGTCACTTTGGCACCTCCTTCCTCAGGGCTTTTGTGTACCTGAGTAACCTGCTGTACCCGGTGCCCCTGGTACATCGCGTGGCTATCGTCAGTGAGAAGGGAGAGGTGAAAGGCTTCCTCCGAGTGGCCGTGCAGGCCATCTCAGGTACAAGCGCAGGACGAATAGCACTCTGTGCATGCTATTGAACCGTATCTGCCCCTTTTTGTACCAAGAAATTGTGTTTTGTTCCCGTTCAGCTGATGAGGAGGCCCCTGATTACGGCTCTGGTGTGAGGCAGTCAGGCACCGCCAAGATCTCCTTTGAAGACAAACAGTTTGAGAAGGTACTTGTTGTCTGGGGATGGTATTGGTCTTCTGTGTTGGAACGTAAGTGGAATTCAGTCTGATCGTCTTCCGTCTTGTTCCAGTTCCAGACCGAGTCGTGTCCTGGCGGCCTCTCCCACTCCAACACCTCCCAGGAGGAGCTGCGCTTCGTGGAGGGCGAGGGACAGAACACAGAGATCGGAATCTCTGCCGATGAAGTCAACAACAACTGTCCAGGTGACGTTCACCCCTCTGACGTCCGCGGTCCACCGGCGCTGAAATACGTGGTTTATTCAAAGGGACATCGTAtctaacaaatgtgttttcatgtcgCCACCACAGAGACTCCCCGCAGCCCGGTGAAGAGTTCAGGTCCGGGTCTGGATCTTCCTCTGGACCTTTCCCCGGAGAAAGCTCTGTCGCACCTGAAGATCGGCAGCACGTTCACCTTCAGGGTCACCGTCTTACAGGCCTCCAGCATTTCAGCCGAGTACGCCGACATCTTCTGCCAATTCAAGTGAGTTTCAGGGACGTCTCCACCAAGTGCGGAGATAATATTGTCCTCCTGGGACGAGCTTCTCGCTTCATGCAAAGATGCTGCTGAATGAAATGAGAAGAAATGAACTGATGTTTGTGGTTCGAGGCTCATTAATAAGCAAAGGGAGGTACAGTCTCGCATAATGGCTTTTACCCGTTTTAGCTTCATCCATCGCCATGACGAGGCTTTTTCCACTGAGCCACTGAAGAACACGGGCAGGGGACCTCCGCTGGGCTTCTACCACGTGCAAAACGTAAACAGTGGACTTAACATTCACGCCCGTTATCACAAACCTTTCCGAAAGCCTGCGTCTGACTTgtattctctctcttctccatcAGATCACAGTGGAGGTGACAAAGTCCTTCGTTGAGTACATCAAGACGCAGCCCATCGTCTTCGAGGTGTTTGGTCATTATCAGAAACAGCCTTTCCCGCCGCTCTGCAAAGACCTGATCAGGTCAGGAAGGTTTCCGCCAGCAGATGACTGGTGGTGAGGCGAtatactctatatatatttagatggaAAGAAAGTTGCTTCATGTTTGGTTTCTTTGACTTGCCCTTTCAGTCCGCTGCGACCTTCCAGGAGGCAGTTCCCCAGGGTGATGCCCTTATCCAAACCAGGTTAGCGGTGACATTTGCTCTGCCTGAGGGTTTATTAAGTTTTTATTTAATACCGAAATGGTCTGTTTTTTTGACTTCCAGCCGATACCGATATGCAgcgatgttttcctttttcttttactctGCCCTCTTCCATCCCGCAGTGCCGGCAACAAAGCTCAGCACTCTGACTCGCTCCACCGCAGGACCTTGTCACGCCAAATACGACCTAATGGCCTTCTTTGAGATCTGTGAGCTGGAAGCTAACGGAGAGTGAGTTGCATCTTCACGGGTGCCACGTCAACGCCGCAACGGCAGAACACAAGTAGATCGGGTTGAATGCGAGAAAACCCCCTTGTTCTCAGATTAAAACGGTGATTACTTCCTTTTCTTTAGCTACATCCCTGCTGTTGTTGACCACAGAGGAGGGATGCCCTGCCACGGCACGTTCCTCTTGCATCAGGTCAGACACATCGAATCTGCAAATCCACAGCCGAGTGTTGATTGTCATCAGCTGTTATCTGCAGCTTTGGACAAATGCATTTCCAGATCGTCTTGTCGTCCAAACGCCTGGAAGAGAAATGGTTTCAGTGGCGGCGTTAAAGTAACAAACTGGTATATTTTCTCTATGGACTCACAGGGCATCCAGAGGAGGATCACAGTCACCATCGCTCACGAAACGGGGAATGACATTGAGTGGAAAGAGGTGAAGGAGCTGGTTATTGGTAAGTGACGATGACAGTTCAAAAACATCACTGGACTAGTTGGTTAGATTCTAGTCTCTCTAAGCTCTCGCTGGATTGATCCCATAATGGCTTGTTTGACTTCAGGCCGTATTCGAAACACACCCGAGGCCGATGAGACCATCATAGACCCCAACATCCTTTCCCTCAACCTCCTGTCTTCTGGATACTTCTGgccaaaacacaacgacaagtATATATTTTAGAGTGATCTTAAATTTACGGTTTAATGTTTGTCTCTTGTCCGGTTACctatattcattatttaataaagCTATATAATGGAGCCAGATCAGTTGCTTTGGTTGTTTAGTTCTAGTTAACGTCGCTtcaatgtgccttttttttaaatcaa is drawn from Gasterosteus aculeatus chromosome 3, fGasAcu3.hap1.1, whole genome shotgun sequence and contains these coding sequences:
- the kif1ab gene encoding kinesin-like protein KIF1A isoform X2, which translates into the protein MAVASVKVAVRVRPFNSREIGKDSKCIIQMSGNTTTILNPKQPKENKSFNFDYSYWSHTTPEDLSFASQKQVYRDIGEEMLLHAFEGYNVCIFAYGQTGAGKSYTMMGRQEQDQQGIIPLLCEDLFTKIHGTNTDNNMSYSVEVSYMEIYCERVRDLLNPKNKGNLRVREHPLMGPYVEDLSKLAVTSFNDIQDLMESGNKARTVAATNMNETSSRSHAVFNIIFTQKKHDMDSENTSEKVSKISLVDLAGSERADSTGAKGTRLKEGANINKSLTTLGKVISALAEQDSVPNKNKKKKKVENFIPYRDSVLTWLLRENLGGNSRTAMVAALSPADINYDETLSTLRYADRAKQIRCNAVINEDPNNRLVRELKEEVARLRDLLFSQGLGDIIEMSNAMTGMSPSPSLSALSSRVGSINNLHDRIFSPASEEAIERLKETEKIIAELNETWEEKLRRTEAIRMEREALLAEMGVAMREDGGTLGVFSPKKTPHLVNLNEDPLMSECLLYYIKDGLTKVGREDAKSRQDIVLSGHFIRDEHCTFSSTTGPLGEECVILEPCEGSETYVNGKRVSSPTVLRSGNRIIMGKSHVFRFNDPEQARLERERTPCAETPVEPVDWAFAQRELLEKQGIDMKQEMEQRLQELEDQYRKEREEASNLLEQQRLDYESKLEALQKQVDSRYLESPEEEEEPEEEVPWTPRETELALWAFRKWRFYQFTSLRDLLWGNAIFLKEANAISVELKKKVQFQFVLLTDTLYSPLPPDLLPPSVAKERERRPFPQTIVAVEVQDQKNGATHYWTLEKLRQRLDLMREMYDRAAELPSSGVEDCDHALSGGDPFYDRFPWFRLVGRAFVYLSNLLYPVPLVHRVAIVSEKGEVKGFLRVAVQAISADEEAPDYGSGVRQSGTAKISFEDKQFEKFQTESCPGGLSHSNTSQEELRFVEGEGQNTEIGISADEVNNNCPETPRSPVKSSGPGLDLPLDLSPEKALSHLKIGSTFTFRVTVLQASSISAEYADIFCQFNFIHRHDEAFSTEPLKNTGRGPPLGFYHVQNITVEVTKSFVEYIKTQPIVFEVFGHYQKQPFPPLCKDLISPLRPSRRQFPRVMPLSKPVPATKLSTLTRSTAGPCHAKYDLMAFFEICELEANGDYIPAVVDHRGGMPCHGTFLLHQGIQRRITVTIAHETGNDIEWKEVKELVIGRIRNTPEADETIIDPNILSLNLLSSGYFWPKHNDKTFYRFEAAWDSSMHNSLLLNRVTPYGEKIYITLSAYLEMENCTQPTVITKDFCMVFYSRDAKLPASRSIRNLFSTGCLRPSESNRVTGVYEVTLCHVADNGSPGMQRRRRRVLDTSVAYVRGEENLAGWRPRSDSLILDHQWELEKLSLLQEVEKTRHYLLLREKLEATLLAGQDALYKGSDISDFAKSPVLGHSPGSSPAFDSPNQRQRELAAKCLRLLMHTFNREYSQVSSSASESKLSEMSASLMSDSSSGLSTLTPSSTCPSLVEGNYDIRHTEPSSGASTPDLDPYSPVDRKKALRGCTFVPDIQEIRVSPIVSKKGYLHFLEPHTSGWVKRFVVVRRPYVYLYRSERDSVERAVINLSSAKVEYSEDKQTLLRTPNTFAVCTEHRGILLQATNDKEMHDWLYAFNPLLAGTIRSKLSRRKSVQSVQSVPSAMRM